The nucleotide sequence CTCCTAATTTTAGTGAATTTTTATAAGTTCCAGCATTATATAATTATTACTTATTCTATATAAAGTATTACTTTTTAATTTAATATTAAATTATTTATATTAAAAAAATATATTTAATAATAGTTGTGTATGGAAATTCAATTTGGTTTCCAATTAATAATTGTTAGGGTTCAATTTTAACCCTACTTTTATTAAAGTACTTTTTTTCAAAATAAGATTATAATAAAAAATAAAAAAAGAATTTAAAAATCAATTGATTGATCTTTTTGTAGAGGATGTCCGTTCCATGCCTGCATGCTTGTCCATTCGGCAAATGGAGCTGTCCAGAATGCATCACTGGCATCAAGGCCTAATGCTGCAAATATTGTACAGCAGAAATAAAGACTTCCTGTGTTGATATCGTTTTCTGCAATGTCGGTCTGTGAACCGTTCAATCCAAGAAGCAACCATCCGCTGCTTGAAAAGTTCTGATTTTCAGCAAACTGCTTTTTGAGGACTTCTGTCAGTGCAGACCTTACCTGTGCCGGATTAATATTTCTCGGCAGTATTTTCAATAGTGCAGCCTGTGAAAGTAAATGGAAAACTCCACAACGGTAACCCATGCAGCTTCCTATAAGAGGATAAGTTCCTTCAGGTGAGATGGTTCTTTCCAATTGTGATGATAATCTTGATGACCTCATCAGCTGTACGTCCAAGAACTCACCGTCGTTTATTCCGTATTTCCTCATTACTTTTAAAATATCATTAAGCATAGGATGTATTACCATACTGTTGAAGTATCCTGATGCAAACTCTTCACCGTCAGAGTATATTCCGTCTCCTATATATAATTCGTCTCTGAATTTACGAACACCGTAGCTTAAACGTTCTTTATCACATTCTCCGGTAAATTCCAAAAGAGCAGCTTCAATCATTGAAGTAAACAACAGCCAATGATTTTCATATGGAGCAATTATTCTTGTATTTTTAAGTTCACGGATAATTCTTGCCTGATCATCCATTTGTAAATTGAGCCAAATTTGATTTTTAGCTCTGAGTAATCCTTGAGCAAATAAAGCAACATCAACTAAAGACTGTTTAGGTTCAACAATAAAAATGTAATCGTTATTGTTAGGGTTAACTGCATTTGAGATAGCCTTTTTTGTCACCTGAATATATTTTTCACGGACAATTCCTTCTTCTGAGCTATCTGGTCCTAACTCCAACCATGGAGCAATTCCATTGAATACCCGTGCAAAAGCCTCAAGATATGAGAATTTCTGTCCTTCAAGGCTAGGAGATTCATAAGGCATATTTTTCCTTAATGAACCTTTTGCCAGGTTACTTAAGACTGGAAAAGTTATCTTTTGTAATGTTGAAACCCAGAAAATCCTATCATCCCAAACAGGGCCTTCCTCTTCAATAATAGGTTCTTCCTTTTTTCTTAGTTTATTCAAAAATGAGCTCATAATATTATTTTGGAATACATTATATATAAATTTAAAATATTGAAAAAAATCTGAATTTTCGAAATAAAACGAACTTATATATTTTAAAAAATATATATATTTATCATTATTAAGAGGTTAAAAATATGCCAACAATGTCTGAAAAAATATTAGCTAGAGCATCCTGTAAGGATAATGTTGAAGCTGGTGATATAGTTATAGCTGATATTGATGTAGCAATGACTCATGATCTAACCGGACCTCTTTCAGTAGAATCTTTTGAAAAAATAGGAGCTGAAAAAGTCTGGGATTCATCAAAAATTGTCATTCCGTTTGACCATCAAGTTCCAGCAGACTCAATTGATTCAGCAAACAATCATATTGTCATGAGAGAGTTCGTTAAAAATCAGGGCATTGAACATTTTTATGATGTCAATGCAGGTGTATGTCATCAGATTCTTCCTGAATTGGGTCATGTTGTGCCTGGTGAGGTAATTGTAGGTGCAGATTCTCATACATGTACTCATGGAGCTTTAGGTGCATTTTCCACCGGTATAGGTTCAACTGACATGGCAATGGTATTTGCTGAAGGAAACTTATGGTTTAAAGTGCCTGAAACAAACAGATTTGAGATAACAGGCAAGTTAAAGGATAATGTTTATGCAAAAGATGTCATTTTACATATCATTGGCCAGATGGGTGCTGACGGTTCAACATATAAGGCCTGTGAATTTGCAGGTGAAACAGTCTCTGATATGAGCATTTCAGACAGGATGGTTTTATGTAATATGGCTATTGAAATGGGAGGAAAAACCGGTTTGGTGGAACCTGATAAAAAAACTATTGAATATGTTGAAAAACGTTCCAACAAGCCATATAAAGTATTCAAGACAGATTTGAATTCCTCTTCTCTTAATATAATTGACGTTGATGTAAGTGATTTGGAACCTCAGGTGGCTTGCCCTCATAATGTTGATAATGTAAAGCCTGTAAGTGAAGTCGACCAGGAAATAGATCAGGTATTTTTAGGATCCTGTACAAACGGCAGATTATCTGACCTCAGGGATGCTGCAAAAATATTGAAAGGCAAAAAAGTAGCTAAAGATACCAGAATGCTGGTGATTCCTGCATCACGGGAAGTTTATACAAATGCTCTTGATGAAGGACTGATAAAGATATTTGTCGAAGCAGGAGCCCTTGTTTCTGCTCCTTGTTGCGGTCCGTGTCTTGGAGGCCACACTGGTATAATAGGTCCTGGAGAAGTAAGTCTTTCCACTTCAAACAGGAATTTTAAAGGCAGACAGGGTTCTCCTGACGGTAAAGTATTCTTATCTTCAGCGGCTGTTGCTGCAGCTTCAGCTATTGAAGGAAAAATTGTTGCACCGGAGTGATATTGTGAAAGGAACAGCATGGAAATTTGGAAATGATATAGACACAGATATAATCGTTCCTGGACGATATTTGATTTACACTGATGAAGAAAGATTAGCCCAGCATTGTATGGAAGGATTGGATGCTGAATTTGATAAAAAATGCAAAAAAGGGGATTTCATTGTAGCCGGAAGGAATTTCGGTTGCGGATCTTCACGTGAACATGCTCCAATTGCACTTAAAGGTGTTGGAGTAGCGGCTGTCATTGCCGAGTCCTTTGCAAGAATATTTTACAGAAACGCTACAAATGTTGGAGTTCCGCTTCTTGAAGCTCCGGGAATAAGTGAACTGGTTGAAGACCAGGAAGAAATAGAAGTGGACATGGATAAAGGCTTGATAACTAATAAAAATGGAGAATCAATTACATTTAAAAAGTTACCTCCGTTCATGTTAGAGATTTTAGAGCAAGGTGGTTTGATTGAGTACCTCAAAAACAAAAGATAAATATCAGATAGCTGTAGTTCCAGGTGATGGAATAGGAAAAGAAGTAATGGAAGCTACACTTTTTGTTTTGGATAGTTTAGGTATAGATTTTGATTATGCTTATGGTGAAGCCGGTGACGAATGCCTTGAAAAAACAGGCACAGCACTGCCTGGTGAAACCTTAGATATTATACGCAATGCCGATGCATGCTTATTCGGAGCGGCAGGCGAAACTGCAGCTGACGTTATTGTTAAGATACGTCAGGAAATGAAAATGTTTGCAAACTTAAGGCCTGTTAAGGCATATCCGAATACAGATGCCCTGTCAGATGATATTGACTTTATGATTGTGCGTGAAAATACAGAAGGAATGTATATAGCCGATGAAGAGGAATATACTGATGAAGGCGCAGTGGCAAGGCGTATCATTACAAGAAAAGCTGAACAACGTATTATTGATTATGCATTTAACTATGCACTTAAAAACAATAAGACTAAAGTTACAGCTGTTCATAAAGCTAATGTATTAAAGAAAAGTGACGGTCTGTTCAAGGAGATATTTTACGAAGTTGCCAAGAATTATCCCGATATCGAAACCGAGGATTTCTATGTTGATGCAACCGCAATGTATCTTATAACTCAGCCGGAAACCTTTGAAGTAATAGTTACTACAAACCTTTTCGGAGACATATTGTCCGATGAGGGAGCAGGTCTTGTTGGAGGATTAGGTCTGATTCCTTCTGCAAATATCGGTGAGGATGCTGCATTGTTTGAACCTGTACACGGTTCAGCACCGGATATTGCAGGTCAAGGTATTGCAAATCCGATAGCAATGATGCTTTCAGCCGTTATGATGCTGAGATACATTGGCGAGAATGATGCTGCAGACAGATTTGATGCGGCAATTTTAAAAGTATTAAATGATGCTAATATTTTAACCGGTGATTTAGGAGGCAATGCTTCCACTATGGAAGTTGCCGAAGCGGTTAAAAATAATTTATAAAAAAGTAATGGAGAAATAAATATGGATTTCAAAAAATTAACCAGAATGCAAATGGCAGCACTTTTTATCATATTCATTATGGTAGTTAGTGGGGTAGCAGGATTTTTACTTATCATATTCGGTTAAACAAATAAAGAGGTAGATAAAATGGCAAGATATGAAATTGCAGCAGTAGTTGCAGAATTTAATTATGACATAACCCAAATGATGTTGGAATTGGCTAAAGCAGAAGCTAAAAACAGAGGATGTGAAATTACCAAAGTGGTAGCTGTACCAGGAGTATTTGACATGCCTCTTGTAATTAAAAAATTATTGCAGAAAGATGAATACGATGCAATAATCACTTTAGGTGCAGTTATTGAAGGTGCAACAGACCACGATCAAATTGTAGCACAGCACGCTTCCCGTAAAATCGCTGATTTAGCACTTGAATATGATACTCCAGTAGCACTCGGTATTACCGGTCCTGGAATGACCAGAATGGATGCTCACAGACGTGTCAAAAACGCAAAAAGTGCAGTTGAAGCAGCTATTAAAATGTGCGACAGATTAAAAGAAATTTAGATGATTACATGGAAATCTTAAAACCAAATGAATTAAGAGAAAAATTTCAGGATCCATGGATTGCACCATATGAAAAAGTTTTGACCATGGTCGATGGCGATAAGGTTGAAATTGTAGAATATCATCCATGCATTTCAGGGTCTCATTGGTTATTGAATCAATACAGAAACAACTCAGAATTAATAGATTCAGCATACCGTGACGGAAACAAGCATGTTTACTTATGTCACACAGGCTGTGCTCCGCTTGACCTTAAAGCAAGTTTCAATGCTGCTGGAATTGATGAAATCGTTGTCGACGGCGATGAAGTTAAGGTAACTCACGCAGGTCTTGCAGGCGCAGGTGTTGGAGCCGGAATGTGCAGAGGTATGGGTGAAGGAGTTAAATACGTTGAGCTTATAGAAGTTGGTGGCGGTTCAAAAGCAGGAAAAGCTACTGTAGTCACTCCTAAACTTGAAAAAGTGGTCATTGGTGTTGATGATACTGATACAAAAGACGCCGGTGCTACATGGACTATGGCTCATAATTTAGGTGTTGAACTTGCAGGTGAAGGATTTGAATATCTTGACCATATTATAGTTCAATTGTATCCTCATAATCCTCATAAAACTCAAAACTGTGTTTCCATTGCATTGACTTTTGCAGTTGAAGAGTCTAAAAAACAAGTTCTGATTGACAGAGTCATTGAAATTCTTAAAAGGGATACCTTATCTGATAAAACAGCAATAGCTATTTTGGAAGGTCTGGACATTCCTGAAAAATTAAGGGAATATTCAATTGCTACAAAATCAGGAATGATAGATGTTGAAACTGCAGAAAGTGTTGCTGAAGAATTAAATATTCCTTTGATTGCCGTTACCGGTGAGCAAGGAAAAGTAGGAGCTCTTGCAGCTTTAGGTCTTTATAATGATGTTGAAGAAGCTGTAAAAGCTTATGATAAAAAATAATCTAAGAATATTTTCTTAGATTCTTTACTATTTTTTTTTAAATGTATAAATTAAGGAAATTGCCCTGTTCTGATCTTACGAATTGTTTTATGGCAGTATTGTTTCTATCAACAAAATCTATGTATATGTTGTGGCCGTTGTATGTGAAATTACAGTCACTAAATGTATTGTTGTAGTATGTTACTGTTTGGACTACCTCATCGTTAACTGCAATGTCATAGGTTGATTCGTCCCTGAATATTCCAAATGAATTTGCTACAGATTCGTTATCTATGAATACTTCAAAGTTGCATGCTTCCTTATCCCTTGAGGAAATTGTCAGCTTTTCAATAAGAGTTGCATTCTCATTGCTGCTTTCTAAATGGTGAAGCACTCCTACTCCTTCAAATATTTGATTTAAACGGCTATTTTGAATAACAGAACCTGTTTGAACATCCAATGCTTTTTTCACTTCATTAGGTAATCTGATAACGTCAGGTTCACCGCTACGGGTATCGTTTACAGTGTAAATTTCATTGTTGATTACCAGCGTATCGTTGGATTTTATACCAAGCGTCATCATGGCATCTGAAGGAAGCCTTATTTGCGAAGATTCATTTTCAATAGCAACATCAATTGTAAACGGTCCTCTTGCGGTAATTGCATTGTCTCTGGCGGTATTGTCAGCATAAATAATCAGGTTTCTTGAGTTTGGTTCAACTGACAGAACACCATTGTCAAAATGAGCGGAACCTATAAATGTTGAAATCATTAAAAGAAGGATGATTACTGAAATAATCATTGGAAAATGGATTCTGATAAAAGACCTGAACAGATTGGTCTTCGAAGTCTTTCTGAATATGACGATTGACTGTATAATAACTTTGACAGTATAGAAAACGGCTATTATAATTCCGATTATACTAAGAAGTATTGCAACAATCAATGGGATGTATCTGACATAGAATATTGTGAACAGTCCGAGAATGATTAGGGAAAGTCCCACAATTGCCATTCGAATGTAGTATCCGATGTCATCTATCATTGTCACTCTACCGTACTTGTTTGCACGGTTGATAATTGTTCTTACAACCTCATTAGCCATCAAATGCAAATCGGCCAATGGAGACATGTCATGCTGAATTGCACCAATGTCCACTTCCATAATTGAAATTCCCAGCACATCAGCATCAATAACGATTCCTACGTCAACACCATAGTCCTTTTCAAAATTAATTCTTTTTAAAACTTCTTTTTTTGCTGCAAACTGACCGCTTAAAGGCTGTTCAAATGAAATTTCCGGGAAAAAGAAATTAAGAAGCGGTTTTGCAGTTAGTTCAGTTACACGTCCGCTTTCACGGGCAAATTTAGTTTTTGTAATATCGGTTTTACCTTCAAGGATAGGCCTAATCATGGCTTCAACCTTATTGGAAGTCAGGTTATAGATATCTGCATCTATAAAGGCTATAATATCACAGTCTACCTTCTTATAACCTGTAAATAATGCTTCACCCTTTCCCTTGTTAACTTCATGGTTGATTACTTTTGCGCCTGCCTTTAAAGCTTCGCCTTCGGTATTGTCGCTTGATCCGTCATTGACAACAACGATTTCATCTACAAACGACACCTTTTTGATTACTTCAACGACTTTGGCAACAGTTTCTTCCTCATTGTATGCCGGTATAATAACTGAAACCTTCTGATATTTTTTAGGTTTTGCAGATTTTACACTGGCTAAAAGAAAAGTCAGAATAACTAAAAACCAATACACTAAATTCACCATACTTTTTTTAATTCATTTATAGGTATATTATAAATCTTATTTAAATAATGGCTTTTTTAAGGCAATATAATTATTAAAAATAACTATTCAAATTTTTTCACAGATTTATTTTTCTTGTAGTGTGATTATAAGTTTGTATAGGTTTTTATCTAATTTCAATACAAAATCCTAAATTTCCCCTTATGGTTTCCAGCGAAATGCTTAAATCATTTTCACACTAACATTATTATATTGTAAATTACAGGATTGAGAGATTGATGATAACTCAAACATTGGAAAAAGAATTGAATTTGTCTGATTGGCAAGTAAAAAGAGTAATCAAATTGATAGATGATGGAAATACCATCCCATTTATAGCAAGATACAGAAAAGATGTAACAGGTTCTCTGAATGATGAAACATTAAGGAAATTCGATGAACGTTTAAGATATCTCAGGAATCTTGAGGATAAAAAGGAAAAGGTTATCAAAAGGATTGATGAGCTTGGAAAATTGGAGGATGATTTAAAAAAGCAGATTTCAGATGCATCTACTCTGGTTGAACTTGAAGACATTTACAGGCCATACAAGTCCAAAAAGCAAACAAGAGCAACCAAAGCCCGTGAAAAAGGATTGGAACCATTGGCTCAGGTCATACTTGCTCAGGATGTTAAACAATCAATTAAAAAAATCGCTAAAGATTATGTTAATCCCAAAAAAGATGTAAACACTCCAGAAGAAGCAATTCAGGGTGCTCAGGATATTATCGCTGAGATAATTTCTGACAATTCTGACTTCCGTAGAAAAATCAGGAAAAATACTTACTTTACAGGCCAGATTACCTCAAAAGTTAAGGACAAGGAAATTTCAAATGAATATGACGTTTATCATAACTACTCTGAAAATATCAAAAAAATTCCTCCACACAGGATTCTGGCTATAAACAGGGCTGAAAATGAAGGTGTAATCAGGGTAAAGCTGGAATGTGACGTCAGTGATGTTTTAAGTTATCTTGAAAGGCATACCTTAAAAAATATCTCCAAAATTCCTGAAAAGATAGAATACAATCCCTACACTACTCCTGTTATCAGAGAGGCTATTGAAGATTCATATAAAAGGCTGATTTCTCCGGCTATCGAAAGGGAAATCAGAAACTATCTCACAGAAAAGGCAGAGGAAAAGTCAATTGAAGTATTTGCACAGAATTTGAATCAGGTATTGATGGAATCTCCTCTTGTCGGCAAAACTATTTTAGGCTGGGACCCTGCATTCAGAACAGGATGCAAACTGGCAATCATCGACGAAACAGGTAAAGTCCTAGATACTGCATTGATTTATCCTACAGAACCTCAAAAAAAGGTTAAGGAATCTATTGAAACTGTCCGTGATTTGATTGATAAGTATGACATCAACGTTATAGCTATCGGAAACGGAACTGCATCAAGGGAATCCGAAGAGATTGTAGCCAAAATAATCAGGGGAACAAATGTAGAATACATAATTGTTAATGAAGCGGGAGCGTCAGTATATTCAGCATCAAAATTGGCGGATGAGGAATTTCCGGATTTTTCAGAAGGTGAAAGGAGTGCGGTTTCAATTGCAAGAAGGCTTCAGGATCCTCTTGCTGAACTTGTAAAGATTGACCCTAAATCGATTGGTGTCGGACAGTATCAGCATGACATGAACCAGAAACAGCTTTCAGAGTCTTTGGACGGTGTTGTAGAGAAGGTTGTAAATGAAGTTGGCGTTGATTTGAACACTGCTTCTTACAGTCTTTTAAATCACGTATCTGGTATTGGAAAATCAACTGCAAAAAATATTATAGAGTATAGGGATGAAAACGGAAGTTTCACCAATAGAAAAGAACTTCTGAACGTTAAAAAGTTGGGTAAAAAAACATTTGAGCAGTGTGCAGGATTTGTTAAAATTGATAATCCTGACTATCCTCTGGACAACACTACAATTCATCCGGAATCCTATAGCGCTACTGAAAAGCTTCTGGATAAGCTTAACTATACAGTCAATGATATAGGTTCTGACAGTCTTAAACTTGATAATCTGGATTTAAAGGCCATTTCTGAAGAGCTTGATATAGGTCAGGAAACATTGAAGGATATTATCTCAGAGCTTAAAAAGCCAGGCCGTGATCCTCGTGAGGACATGCCAAAACCTATACTTAGAAAAAATGTCCTGTCAATTGAAGATTTGGAAATTGGCATGATAATGCAGGGAACAGTCAGAAACATTGTTGATTTTGGAGCTTTTGTAGATATTGGAGTTCATCAGGACGGACTGGTACATATTTCACAGTTGGTTGAAAATCAATATGTGAAACATCCTTTGGACATTGTCAGTGTTGGGGAGATTGTGGATGTTAAAGTTCTCGATGTTGATTTGTCCAGAAATAGGATAAATCTGTCAATGATTTTGTGAAAATATTGTAATTTTTATTAATGACTTTGAATAAAATATTTATATTAAAATTTATTTTAGAAGGGATTTTATTGACACCAAAAATAATGATTATTCTTGGAAGCGGTTCGGATATTGCTATTGCTGAGAAAGCTATGGACATATTGGATAAACTTGAAATACCTTACAGTTTGAAGATAGCTTCAGCTCATAGGACTCCGAATCTTGTTCGTGAAATTGTAACTCAAGGAACTGATGCTGGAATTGAAGTATTTATTGGAATTGCAGGTTTAGCGGCACATTTGCCGGGAGTTATTGCTGCATATACTCCAAGGCCAGTTATTGGAGTTCCAGTTGATGTTAAAACTAGTGGTAGGGATGCACTTGAGTCAGTTATTCAAATGCCTTATCCTTCCCCTATTTCAACAGTCGGTATAGACAGAGGAGATAATGCCGCAATATTGGCTGCCCAATACATTGGAATTCATGATGATGAAGTGCGCCAAAAGATAATTGAACTTAGAAAGGACTATGCTAAAAAGGTATATGACAGCAATGAAAGCATTGTCCAGCAGATTGACAGACCATTTATCGAAAATGAATTTTTAAGAATTAAAAACCTTGAAATCAATGATGTTAAAGTCGATGAAAGTTCTTTAAAGAACTGTAAAAATTTTGATGCGGAAGTATCAATCATTGTGGGAAGGCAGACTGATTTGCCTGTTGCTAAAAAGGCAGGGGCAATTCTAGAGAGGTTAAAGATTTCACATGATATAAAAGTTATCTGTCCAATCAGATCAAATAAAAAATTCACAAATTATGTAAAGGCAATGAAAAATGCTAAAATTTTCATTGGAATCAGCTCCAACTCATCACAAGTTACAGGAGGACTTGTAGGACTCACTGACAGACCTGTAATTGGAGTTCCATGTACTAATGAACACGGAAATGATTACATGCTTACTACTGTCAGCATGCCTCCAGGCGTGCCGGTTGCAACAGTAGGAATTAACAATGGTAAAAATGCCGCAGTTATAGCAGGTGAGATATTTGCTATTGACAATCCAAACATTACAGGACTTTTAGACAAATTGAAAGATAAGAAAATAAATTTATAAAAAGGGATATCATGAAAATTGAAGATGATAATATAATTGAAATTACCGAAGAGCTTTCAAGTGAATATGAAGTTGCAAAGGTCTTAAGACAATATCCGAAAGACACTGTTATTATTAAAAATGTTAAAGGTTTTGACCTGCCGGTTATTTCAGGAATCTGCAACACTCGTGAAAAAATAGCAAAATCTATCAACTGTGAAGTTTCAGAGATTACTGAAAAAATAATTGAAGCTATGGAAAAACCAGTTAAAGTAGATAAATTCACAGACTTTTCTGATTATGAGACTTGCGAAGTGGATTTGGATAAAATACCTATTTTAACTCATTATAAAAGAGACGGCGGAGCATATATCACTGCGGGTGTAGTCTTTGCACGTGACCCTGAAACTGGCATTCAGAATGCATCAATTCACAGGATGATGGTTCTCGATAACAAAAGGCTCGTTATAAGGATTGTTCCTAGAAATCTCTACACATATTTCCAAAAAGCTCAAAAATTAGGAAAAGATTTGGAAATTGCCATAGCTATCGGAATGGACCCGGCAATATTGCTTGCAAGTACAACCTCAATTCCTATTGACTATGATGAGATGGATGTGGCCAACGCATTTAAAGGCGGTGATTTGGAGCTAATCAAATGCGGTGATTTGAACGTTCCTCAGGCAGATATAATTCTAGAAGGTAAAATATCTGTCAGCGAAACAGTTCCTGAAGGTCCTTTCGTTGATTTGACCGACACTTATGATATCATTCGTGACCAGCCAATCATAAACCTTGAAACCATGCATATCAAAAATGATGCTGTTTATCATGCAATCATTCCTGCAGGTTTTGAA is from uncultured Methanobrevibacter sp. and encodes:
- the ribH gene encoding 6,7-dimethyl-8-ribityllumazine synthase; the encoded protein is MARYEIAAVVAEFNYDITQMMLELAKAEAKNRGCEITKVVAVPGVFDMPLVIKKLLQKDEYDAIITLGAVIEGATDHDQIVAQHASRKIADLALEYDTPVALGITGPGMTRMDAHRRVKNAKSAVEAAIKMCDRLKEI
- a CDS encoding isocitrate/isopropylmalate family dehydrogenase, producing the protein MSTSKTKDKYQIAVVPGDGIGKEVMEATLFVLDSLGIDFDYAYGEAGDECLEKTGTALPGETLDIIRNADACLFGAAGETAADVIVKIRQEMKMFANLRPVKAYPNTDALSDDIDFMIVRENTEGMYIADEEEYTDEGAVARRIITRKAEQRIIDYAFNYALKNNKTKVTAVHKANVLKKSDGLFKEIFYEVAKNYPDIETEDFYVDATAMYLITQPETFEVIVTTNLFGDILSDEGAGLVGGLGLIPSANIGEDAALFEPVHGSAPDIAGQGIANPIAMMLSAVMMLRYIGENDAADRFDAAILKVLNDANILTGDLGGNASTMEVAEAVKNNL
- a CDS encoding Tex family protein; translated protein: MITQTLEKELNLSDWQVKRVIKLIDDGNTIPFIARYRKDVTGSLNDETLRKFDERLRYLRNLEDKKEKVIKRIDELGKLEDDLKKQISDASTLVELEDIYRPYKSKKQTRATKAREKGLEPLAQVILAQDVKQSIKKIAKDYVNPKKDVNTPEEAIQGAQDIIAEIISDNSDFRRKIRKNTYFTGQITSKVKDKEISNEYDVYHNYSENIKKIPPHRILAINRAENEGVIRVKLECDVSDVLSYLERHTLKNISKIPEKIEYNPYTTPVIREAIEDSYKRLISPAIEREIRNYLTEKAEEKSIEVFAQNLNQVLMESPLVGKTILGWDPAFRTGCKLAIIDETGKVLDTALIYPTEPQKKVKESIETVRDLIDKYDINVIAIGNGTASRESEEIVAKIIRGTNVEYIIVNEAGASVYSASKLADEEFPDFSEGERSAVSIARRLQDPLAELVKIDPKSIGVGQYQHDMNQKQLSESLDGVVEKVVNEVGVDLNTASYSLLNHVSGIGKSTAKNIIEYRDENGSFTNRKELLNVKKLGKKTFEQCAGFVKIDNPDYPLDNTTIHPESYSATEKLLDKLNYTVNDIGSDSLKLDNLDLKAISEELDIGQETLKDIISELKKPGRDPREDMPKPILRKNVLSIEDLEIGMIMQGTVRNIVDFGAFVDIGVHQDGLVHISQLVENQYVKHPLDIVSVGEIVDVKVLDVDLSRNRINLSMIL
- a CDS encoding DUF2264 domain-containing protein: MYNVFQNNIMSSFLNKLRKKEEPIIEEEGPVWDDRIFWVSTLQKITFPVLSNLAKGSLRKNMPYESPSLEGQKFSYLEAFARVFNGIAPWLELGPDSSEEGIVREKYIQVTKKAISNAVNPNNNDYIFIVEPKQSLVDVALFAQGLLRAKNQIWLNLQMDDQARIIRELKNTRIIAPYENHWLLFTSMIEAALLEFTGECDKERLSYGVRKFRDELYIGDGIYSDGEEFASGYFNSMVIHPMLNDILKVMRKYGINDGEFLDVQLMRSSRLSSQLERTISPEGTYPLIGSCMGYRCGVFHLLSQAALLKILPRNINPAQVRSALTEVLKKQFAENQNFSSSGWLLLGLNGSQTDIAENDINTGSLYFCCTIFAALGLDASDAFWTAPFAEWTSMQAWNGHPLQKDQSIDF
- a CDS encoding glycosyltransferase yields the protein MYWFLVILTFLLASVKSAKPKKYQKVSVIIPAYNEEETVAKVVEVIKKVSFVDEIVVVNDGSSDNTEGEALKAGAKVINHEVNKGKGEALFTGYKKVDCDIIAFIDADIYNLTSNKVEAMIRPILEGKTDITKTKFARESGRVTELTAKPLLNFFFPEISFEQPLSGQFAAKKEVLKRINFEKDYGVDVGIVIDADVLGISIMEVDIGAIQHDMSPLADLHLMANEVVRTIINRANKYGRVTMIDDIGYYIRMAIVGLSLIILGLFTIFYVRYIPLIVAILLSIIGIIIAVFYTVKVIIQSIVIFRKTSKTNLFRSFIRIHFPMIISVIILLLMISTFIGSAHFDNGVLSVEPNSRNLIIYADNTARDNAITARGPFTIDVAIENESSQIRLPSDAMMTLGIKSNDTLVINNEIYTVNDTRSGEPDVIRLPNEVKKALDVQTGSVIQNSRLNQIFEGVGVLHHLESSNENATLIEKLTISSRDKEACNFEVFIDNESVANSFGIFRDESTYDIAVNDEVVQTVTYYNNTFSDCNFTYNGHNIYIDFVDRNNTAIKQFVRSEQGNFLNLYI
- the hacA gene encoding homoaconitase large subunit, with the translated sequence MPTMSEKILARASCKDNVEAGDIVIADIDVAMTHDLTGPLSVESFEKIGAEKVWDSSKIVIPFDHQVPADSIDSANNHIVMREFVKNQGIEHFYDVNAGVCHQILPELGHVVPGEVIVGADSHTCTHGALGAFSTGIGSTDMAMVFAEGNLWFKVPETNRFEITGKLKDNVYAKDVILHIIGQMGADGSTYKACEFAGETVSDMSISDRMVLCNMAIEMGGKTGLVEPDKKTIEYVEKRSNKPYKVFKTDLNSSSLNIIDVDVSDLEPQVACPHNVDNVKPVSEVDQEIDQVFLGSCTNGRLSDLRDAAKILKGKKVAKDTRMLVIPASREVYTNALDEGLIKIFVEAGALVSAPCCGPCLGGHTGIIGPGEVSLSTSNRNFKGRQGSPDGKVFLSSAAVAAASAIEGKIVAPE
- the purE gene encoding 5-(carboxyamino)imidazole ribonucleotide mutase; the protein is MTPKIMIILGSGSDIAIAEKAMDILDKLEIPYSLKIASAHRTPNLVREIVTQGTDAGIEVFIGIAGLAAHLPGVIAAYTPRPVIGVPVDVKTSGRDALESVIQMPYPSPISTVGIDRGDNAAILAAQYIGIHDDEVRQKIIELRKDYAKKVYDSNESIVQQIDRPFIENEFLRIKNLEINDVKVDESSLKNCKNFDAEVSIIVGRQTDLPVAKKAGAILERLKISHDIKVICPIRSNKKFTNYVKAMKNAKIFIGISSNSSQVTGGLVGLTDRPVIGVPCTNEHGNDYMLTTVSMPPGVPVATVGINNGKNAAVIAGEIFAIDNPNITGLLDKLKDKKINL
- the mmp11 gene encoding methanogenesis marker protein 11, producing the protein MEILKPNELREKFQDPWIAPYEKVLTMVDGDKVEIVEYHPCISGSHWLLNQYRNNSELIDSAYRDGNKHVYLCHTGCAPLDLKASFNAAGIDEIVVDGDEVKVTHAGLAGAGVGAGMCRGMGEGVKYVELIEVGGGSKAGKATVVTPKLEKVVIGVDDTDTKDAGATWTMAHNLGVELAGEGFEYLDHIIVQLYPHNPHKTQNCVSIALTFAVEESKKQVLIDRVIEILKRDTLSDKTAIAILEGLDIPEKLREYSIATKSGMIDVETAESVAEELNIPLIAVTGEQGKVGALAALGLYNDVEEAVKAYDKK
- a CDS encoding 3-isopropylmalate dehydratase small subunit, encoding MKGTAWKFGNDIDTDIIVPGRYLIYTDEERLAQHCMEGLDAEFDKKCKKGDFIVAGRNFGCGSSREHAPIALKGVGVAAVIAESFARIFYRNATNVGVPLLEAPGISELVEDQEEIEVDMDKGLITNKNGESITFKKLPPFMLEILEQGGLIEYLKNKR